Genomic window (Melioribacteraceae bacterium):
ACATATTGTAGTTGCCGTTGGTGGAGGCGGAATTCCGGTTTATTGGCACTCAGACACAAAATATCTCGAGGCGATTGAAGCAGTAGTTGATAAGGATCTCGCTTCGGCTGTATTGGCTAGAGAAATAAGTGCTAATAAATTTTTCATAATTACTGATGTTCCAAAGGTTTTTATAAACTACAAAAAAGCGAACCAGCAGGCTCTCGATCATCTTTCGGTTAAAGATGCAAAGCGATATTTAGAAGATGGGCAATTCCCCGCTGGAAGTATGGGACCTAAAATTAAAGCAGCAATTGAATTTGTTGAGCATGGTGGAGAAGAAGCAATTATAACTACAGAGTCGGAATTGGAAAAAGAAAATTGCGGGACAAGAATTACAGCATAAATTGGTGAATTGATTTCGAGATCGTTCTTCGATATCCTAATTTGGGAAGGCTTGCTGATAGTAATAATTATTCAGCGGTACTTCCCTTTTTATTCTTCACTATTCATGCGCGTTATTTTAGATTGAGATTAAAAATTTATACCGGCTCTATATTCCAGCTATTTAGTATATTCACAAAAAATTTAGTTAATTTTTAATTAACTCTTGAGTAAGTTGCTGTTAATTCAAAAAGTGAAAAAATACAGAAAGGATAATTCTATGAAGAAAGTTGTAATTACTCACGCAAAAAGAACTCCCATTGGGGCTTTTAATGGTTCTTTGGCTTCTCTATCTGCAACTCAATTGGGCAGTTTGGTAATTAAATCAATTCTAGATGAATCCAAAATAGATCCGGCATCAGTTGATGAAGTAATTATGGGAAATGTACTCATGGCCGGATTAGGTCAGGCACCAGCTCGCCAGGCGGCAATTTACGCCGGACTCCCCGATAAAACTGAATGCTTAACAATTAATAAAATGTGCGGCAGTGGATTAAAAGCAGTGATGCTCGCTCATCAAGCCATCCAGATTGGTGATGCAGATATTATAGTTGCAGGTGGACAGGAGAGTATGACGAATTCCCCCTACCTACTTCCGAACGCAAGAAATGGGTACCGTTTAGGAAATTCTACAATTTATGATTCGATATTATTAGACGGATTAACAGATGTATATAATAATGTTCATATGGGAAATTGTGCTGAAGCCTGCGCGATGGATTTTAATTTAACAAGGGAAGAATTAGACGCATTCGCGGTTAGCTCCTATAATAAAGCTCTATCTGCCCAAAAGGAAGGAAAGTTTTCTGATGAAATTGTTGAGGTAACAATCAAATCTAGAAGCGGTGAAGTCAAAGTATCAAAAGATGATGAGCCGGAAAAAGTAAATTTTGAAAAGATTCCCTCACTTAAACCAGCCTTCGATAAAAATGGTGTTGTTACTGCCGCTAATGCTTCAAAAATTAATGATGGAGCTTCTGCATTATTAGTAATGAGTGAAGAAAAAGCTTATGAACTGGGTTTTAAACCATTAGCCGAAATAGTGGCGCAAAGTTCAGCCGCAAAAGCCCCAATTCAATTTACTACCGCTCCGGCAGATGCAATTAATAAGGTGTTGATAAAAGCTAACCTAAAACTTGCTGATATTGATCTGTTTGAAATTAATGAAGCATTCGCGGTTGTATCACTTGCGGTTAATAAAATTTTAGGATTAACATCTGAAAACGTAAATGTTAATGGAGGCGCGATAGCTCTGGGGCATCCAATTGGTGCGAGCGGCGCGAGAATTTTAACAACATTATTGCACGAAATGAAAAACAGAAATTCCAACTATGGGTTGGCTTCACTATGCATCGGTGGCGGTGAGGCTTCTGCATTAATAGTTAAAAAATACAGTTAGTAAAAATTATTTTTGAGCTTGGCGAACAGATTCTAAATAAAATTACTTTTTTGATCCTTAAAAAAAGTATTTCCTTTTACCAGCCAGGATATTCCAAAGGCTAATAGAGCTGTGGATTCAAATACTAATATGGGATAGATTTCTTGTAACACTGAATCTTCGTAATAAATCTTATAAATAAAGATCAATGCCATCGATAAAATCATAACAACGCCGCATACTCGATAAAGAAAATTTCTCTGCCTCTTTTCTCTGCTTATAATTGCGCTCGATCTCTTTGTGAAAAGGAATAACGCATTATACGCTAAAGCAAAGAAAAATATAGTTGCGAAACTCATATGAATTAATCCTGAGATATCATCATCAACAAGAAATATGCCCACTTTAACAGCTTGATTTGAAAACTTTGTGGTAGGAAATAAGATCATGCCCAATGCAGAGAATCCAGCAATATTACCAACTATACTGTCAACTTTTTCGTAACCTTGATATGAGATTAAGAATAAAGATACAATACATAATAAGCCGACAAAAAAATCGCGCATGTTTGTATAATAATACCCACTAATTGAATATTGTAACTTAAGATCAGAGAAAAATAAACTTCCAGATATAAGAATTATTGGCAGAGCTAATCCGAGCAGACCTATAAATCTTCGCATTGTTAAATAAGAAATGATTAACCGCTGACTACGATCCATTGACATTTAAACTCCAGGCAAAGTTTAACACCCTTTCGTAATTATCACAGATTATATTTTTTTTGTAAGTCTTTTGACCTATAACTGAGTCTATTATTTTCAGTATCCTCAATTACAGTGAGTAACTTTTTAACTTTAGTTTTATCCACTGTTTGGCGTAGATATATTTCCAGCAAATAATTTAACGCCCGGGATTTATTTCTTTCTTCCAAGGCGGTCATGTTTCTAAGAAAGTACTGCTCTGCTGTAAATAGATTTCCACTATTGAAATAGTATGTTCCCATGAGTAAATTAAATTGTTCTTCAAAGTCACCAGCTGTTCTTAAATTTGGTTTATTCTTTAAGTACTGCTCTAATTCCGAAACCGGTTCGTTATTCGAAATCTTAATTGATAATTCACGAAACCATTTGCCGACTGCCAAGTTATTTTTGAGTACTAAATATCTTTCTAAAAATCGTTCATCAAGAAGAGCTTCATATTTTTCAACTCTCTTATTATCACCTGTTAATAAACTATTAACCAGCACAATGAAACGTGAATAATCGGCACCGCCACGGTACAATTTTTTCTCATTCTGTAATGCTTTTTCCCCAAACTGAATTGCCAGTTTCGAATCCCCTTTGATATCATAAAATCTCGCTCTCGCAAAATCATCAGCAATATTGCCCGAATCTTTTTTCAGTAATCTTTCAACTTTATCTATTTCCCATATATTCATTAGAGTTTGGCAGTAGGCATTCAATGTTCTTTTATTATGGGGATACTTTTCCAAAAATTTTTCAAAATAGGGCAGAGCCGCAAATTCATTTCCTTCGAGACTTGTATAGACTTCAATAAGAGTGAGAGCTGACTGTCCAAATGTAAGCTTCCCTTTGTCAACTGCGGTTTGCAAATAATTTAATCCTTTTTCTCTATCTCCCGATAATCCCAGAACCCCGGCAATAAAACCAGCCACACCGCTCATTCTATCGGCATAATAATTTATCATTCCAAGAACAAGATACGCGTCATAAAATTGAGGATTAGATTTTATTATCTGCTCCATTATATTTTTTGCCTTTTTACCGCTTCTAAAAGCACTCCACCATGATGCATCAACGCCATAAATGCGGGCGAGGTAAGCATGAATGGTACCATAATAAAATTTATTTTCGAGGGTAAGATTTGTTTCGTTTAATTTATTTAATACCCCCTCACAATATTCAATAATTTCTTTATTGAGAATTTTTCTTCCTTCACCCCGTTTTTCTGGATCCAGCTCGGCAACATTTTTATAATACTCCAGAATTTTGATGTTAATAAGGTAGTAATAATATTTGGGTGAGTTTGGTGATAGATTTATTTGCTCTTGAGATATTTTTTTTGCTTCTTCAAATTGCTCATTAAAAGTATGATTAATAATCTTCTGATCAATCTCTTTAGGTTGAATGCTTTGTGCCAAGAGGTTTATATTTGCGAAAAGTAGAATCAGTAAATATTTCATAAGCCGCTAATTTTGTTAATATATATTTCCTTCTGCATTTTAATATAATTAAAAGTAATTAAAAATCTCTAAGGTTCTGGGGATTTGGTATGGATTATAAAGAGAATGGACTTGATGAATCGTGCGGTAAAGTATTTCATTAAAACTATAGTTAAACTGGTAACTAATAACTATTACATTAATCTCGGCATGAGGGAATTAATTATTCATTTCAACATTACTATAAGAATCAAAAATCAAATCCGATAATTCTTTGTTTGAGATTCTCCTATTTGTTAGTATTTCTTTATTCTTAAACACAACCAACTCCGGAGGCATTGGTCGCAAATTATATAAACTGCCCATCGAATAACCATATGCGCCAGCGTTTTTAATGGCTAATTTGTCTCCCTCTCTAATTTCAGTCAACTCCCTTTGTTCGGCAAAACAGTCCCCCGTTTCACAAATATTGCCGCATATATCATAAATTTTTATTTCACCTGCTTGGTTACTGAGATTCTCCACTTGATGATGGGCGCCATATAAAATCGGTCTAATCAGATGATTGAAACCAGAGTTAGTACCGGCAATTAATCTACCTCTATTATTTTTTATAGTATTCACTTCAACCAATAAGTAGCCCGATTCGGCAACAATATATTTCCCGGGTTCAAAATACATATAGTACTCTTTGCCATATTTATTACAAAACTCGGAAAATATTGCCCCTATCTTTTTGCCAAACTTCGCATAATCAATTCTTTTAGTGGTTGGTTTATATGGTACTTTAAATCCGCCGCCGAAATCCACAAAAACTAAATCCGGGAAATTATCGGGAGAAGCTATACTCAGTAAATTTGACATGCTCTCATAAACCTTTTCAGTTTCGCCCACTCCCGAACCGGTATGTTCATGTATGCCAATAACTTTGAGATTGTACTGATCAGCAATATTTTTGGCTTTCTGTACTTCTGATAAAAGAATTCCAAACTTGGTTATATCTCCCCCTGTCATCACATGTTTATGTTCGCCCGCATAAACATCAGGATTAAAGCGCAAGCATACTTCGCTTCCGGGATAAGCCTCACCATATTTCTTTAACCGTGTTAATGAATCTATATTAAATAGAACACCAAGTTTTTTGACTTCGTGCATCTCTTCATTTGTTATGTTATTTGCTGTATATAATATATCCTCTTTTTTAAAGCCAAGTTTTATTGCCAGATGCACTTCTGCCGGACTGACTGTATCTA
Coding sequences:
- a CDS encoding acetyl-CoA C-acetyltransferase, coding for MKKVVITHAKRTPIGAFNGSLASLSATQLGSLVIKSILDESKIDPASVDEVIMGNVLMAGLGQAPARQAAIYAGLPDKTECLTINKMCGSGLKAVMLAHQAIQIGDADIIVAGGQESMTNSPYLLPNARNGYRLGNSTIYDSILLDGLTDVYNNVHMGNCAEACAMDFNLTREELDAFAVSSYNKALSAQKEGKFSDEIVEVTIKSRSGEVKVSKDDEPEKVNFEKIPSLKPAFDKNGVVTAANASKINDGASALLVMSEEKAYELGFKPLAEIVAQSSAAKAPIQFTTAPADAINKVLIKANLKLADIDLFEINEAFAVVSLAVNKILGLTSENVNVNGGAIALGHPIGASGARILTTLLHEMKNRNSNYGLASLCIGGGEASALIVKKYS
- the lysA gene encoding diaminopimelate decarboxylase yields the protein MEKLSGSNNTQLLNYANKYGTPLYVYDGDLIIERYNELKKFINWPKLKILYAMKANYNVGILNLLRENHAYLDTVSPAEVHLAIKLGFKKEDILYTANNITNEEMHEVKKLGVLFNIDSLTRLKKYGEAYPGSEVCLRFNPDVYAGEHKHVMTGGDITKFGILLSEVQKAKNIADQYNLKVIGIHEHTGSGVGETEKVYESMSNLLSIASPDNFPDLVFVDFGGGFKVPYKPTTKRIDYAKFGKKIGAIFSEFCNKYGKEYYMYFEPGKYIVAESGYLLVEVNTIKNNRGRLIAGTNSGFNHLIRPILYGAHHQVENLSNQAGEIKIYDICGNICETGDCFAEQRELTEIREGDKLAIKNAGAYGYSMGSLYNLRPMPPELVVFKNKEILTNRRISNKELSDLIFDSYSNVEMNN